ACCCCGCGAGCCCGAACGTGGGCACCGGGCCGGTTCCCTATGCCGACCGAGGCGCTCTGGAATACCTTCCCCTCGGGATCCCGGGCCAGCTCCTGCCCGGCCGCCCGAATCCGTTCAACCCGGAAACGGAAATCGACTACTCGATCGGGACGCCCGGCTTCGTCGAGGTGAATGTATTTGGAATCTCCGGGTCGCTCGTCCGGACCCTGGTCCGCGGCTACGAGGCGCCTGGCGATCACTCGGTTATATGGTTTGGCGACGATGACCACGGCCGGCGTCTACCAAGCGGAACCTATTTCTGCCGGATCCAAGCCGCCGGAGGATTCCGAGAGACTCGAAGGCTCGTTCTCTTAAGATAGATCCGCCGGCCCAACTTCCAAGGCAACAGCACCTTAGAGCGTAGATCGGCCCGCCAACCGCTCATTCGCCCCGTCCCATCGCCCTCGAATCCGGAGCTTGAAAAATGCATCTATGACATATGCCCAAAATGGAATATGATGTGCTCATGCCCCGCTTCGCCAGAACCTCGGACGTCTTCAACGCCGTCGCGGAGCCCCAACGCCGGGCCATCCTCGACTTCTTGGCGAGGGAGGAGCGTTCGGTCGGCGAGGTCGTGGCGGCGCTGCGACTGGCCCAGCCTTCGGTCTCGAAACATCTGCGGGTCTTGCGCGAGGTCGATCTCGTGCGGGCGCGCCGCGACGGCCGACGGGTGCTGTACCGCACGAACGCGGACGCGATCCGACCCGTGCACCAGTGGGCCGCCACGTTCGAGCGTTTCTGGGCTCAGCAGCTCCGCCGGATCAAGGAACGCGCTGAAGCGGCCGGCCGATCGGCGCGCGGGAACGGCGATCGACCGGACAAGCCCGGGAATCGGAATCGGTAGAGGTCTCAACCACCCGCCCACCAGCGGAACCCATCCATCAAAGGAGGAACCCATGGTCCTGCCCGCATCGACCGCCAACGAGCTGACCCTGAACATCACCCAGGAGATCCGGGTCAATGCCCCGCCCGACGCGACGTTCGCCGCGCTGCTCGAGGAGATGGGGCCGCGCAACGAGACAGAGAACGGTCCGATGCCCATGAAGATCGAGGCCCGACCCGGCGGACGCTGGTATCGGGACCTGGGCAAGGACAACGGGCATCTGTGGGGACACGTCCAGGCCATCAAGCGACCCACCCTGCTCGAGATCACCGGACCGCTCTTCATGTCCTTCGCGGCGGTCTCGAATCTGCAATACCGTCTGACTCCCGTGGACGGCGGAACCCTGATCACCTTCAAGCACAGCGCGCTGGGTCTGATTCCGGAGGAGTACAGGACCGGGATGCAGAGTGGCTGGGCACGCCTGCTCGACCGCGTCCGGAAGGCGGCGGAGAAATGATTCGCGGGTGATCCGCAAGACATTCCAGAGCAGATCGAAAGGAGACGAAGCGATGAAGACCATCGAGAAGCTGATGCCGAGCCACAAGATCGTGTCCAGAGAGGAATGGCTCGAGGCGCGCAAGGCGCATCTCGCAAAGGAAAAGGAGTTCACCCGGCTGCGTGATGAGCTCAGTCGGCAGCGGCGTGAGCTGCCGTGGCTCAAGGTCGAGAAGAATTACGTGTTCGACGGCCCCAAGGGCAAGGAGACGCTCGCCGACCTCTTCGACGGGCGTGGTCAGCTCATCGTCTATCACTTCATGCTCGGCCCCGGGTGGAAAGAGGGCTGCAAGAGCTGCTCGTTTGTGTCCGATCATATCGACGGCGCCGTCGTGCACCTCGCCCAACGTGACGTGACGCTGCTGGCGATTTCAAGAGCCCCCCTGCCCGAGATCGAAGCCTTCAAGAAGCGCATGGGCTGGCGTTTCAAATGGGTGTCGTCGTACGGAAACGACTTCAACTTCGACTATCATGTGTCGTTCACGAAGGACGAAATGGCGAAGGGCAAGGTGTACTACAACTACGAAATACAGGAATTTGGGAGCGAGGAAGGCCCCGGCGTCAGCGTGTTCTACAAGGACGGAGCCGGCGACATCTTCCACACCTACTCGAGCTACGCGCGCGGGCTCGACATGCTCGTCGGTGCGTACAACTACCTTGATCTCGTGCCGAAGGGCCGCGACGAGGACGCCTTGAGCTTTACCATGGCGTGGGTTCGGCACCACGACAAGTACGGCGACTGAAGCCGCGAATCCGGACTTCCGAACCAGGTTGGAGGTAGATCACAATGTGTCCAGCGTGCATCGCGTCCGCGACCCTGTTCGTCGCGGGCGCGACCTCGGCTGGCGGTCTGACGGCGCTCGTCGTGAAATCGGTTACCCACCGAGGAGAGAGCCATGTGCAGGAACATCAAGATCCTGTTTAACTTCGACCCTCCCCCTACCGACGAGGAGATCCGGGGAGCCTCGCTCCAATTCGTGAGAAAGCTTTCCGGCTTCAACAAACCCTCGAGGGTGAATGAGGCGGCGTTCCATCGCGCCGTCGAGGAGGTGGCTGCGGCCGCCCGGAATCTGCTGCATTCGCTGGTGACCAGCGCCGAGCCGCGCGATCGCGAGGTCGAGGCCGAGCGCGCCCGCGTCAGAGCCGCCGAAAGGTTCGGGACCTCCTGAGCCTTTCGTCGCGCTAGATCGCCTCGGGCGCCGCGTCGATCACGCCCGCCTCCGCCTCCTCCGCTTCCGGCACCGCGACCCGCTCCCGCGCGTGGGCGACGAGCATGTAGACCGACGGCACCACAAAGAGCGTGAAGAAGGTGCCGATGATCATGCCGCTGACGAGCGTGATGCCGATGCTGTTGCGCGCTCCGGCCCCGGGACCGGTGGCGAATACCAGCGGGAGGTGGCCGAACACCGTGGCCGCGGTGGTCATCAGAATCGGCCGCAACCGTGTCCCCGCGGCCTCGATGACTGCGCGGAGCTTGTCCAGTCCCGTCTCTCTAAGATGGTTCGCGAACTGGACGATGAGGATTCCGTTCTTTGCCACCAGCCCGACCAGGGTGATGAGCCCCACCTGGCTGTAGATGTTCAGCGTCGTAAGGCCCATGAACGAGAAGAATAGAGCCCCGCTGATGGCCAGCGGTGCCGAGCCCGCGAGGATGACGAAGGGATCGCGGAAGCTCTCGAACTGAGCCGCGAGCACCAGGAAGATCAAGACCGCCGAGAGGAGGAAGATGCCGAGAAACCGGCTGCCCTCGG
This window of the Candidatus Eisenbacteria bacterium genome carries:
- a CDS encoding helix-turn-helix transcriptional regulator; translated protein: MPRFARTSDVFNAVAEPQRRAILDFLAREERSVGEVVAALRLAQPSVSKHLRVLREVDLVRARRDGRRVLYRTNADAIRPVHQWAATFERFWAQQLRRIKERAEAAGRSARGNGDRPDKPGNRNR
- a CDS encoding SRPBCC domain-containing protein, which gives rise to MVLPASTANELTLNITQEIRVNAPPDATFAALLEEMGPRNETENGPMPMKIEARPGGRWYRDLGKDNGHLWGHVQAIKRPTLLEITGPLFMSFAAVSNLQYRLTPVDGGTLITFKHSALGLIPEEYRTGMQSGWARLLDRVRKAAEK
- a CDS encoding DUF899 domain-containing protein — its product is MPSHKIVSREEWLEARKAHLAKEKEFTRLRDELSRQRRELPWLKVEKNYVFDGPKGKETLADLFDGRGQLIVYHFMLGPGWKEGCKSCSFVSDHIDGAVVHLAQRDVTLLAISRAPLPEIEAFKKRMGWRFKWVSSYGNDFNFDYHVSFTKDEMAKGKVYYNYEIQEFGSEEGPGVSVFYKDGAGDIFHTYSSYARGLDMLVGAYNYLDLVPKGRDEDALSFTMAWVRHHDKYGD
- a CDS encoding DUF2277 domain-containing protein, giving the protein MCRNIKILFNFDPPPTDEEIRGASLQFVRKLSGFNKPSRVNEAAFHRAVEEVAAAARNLLHSLVTSAEPRDREVEAERARVRAAERFGTS